The Algoriphagus sanaruensis genome window below encodes:
- the serA gene encoding phosphoglycerate dehydrogenase has translation MPQTKKFIIDFDSTFTRVEALDILGEISLKGDPNQESKLQSIKDITDKGMEGLITFRESLEQRLHILQASREQIDELIAALKQKVSKSFERNKEWLRENAEDIYIISNGFKDFIIPIVSDYGIKKENVFANDFVYDENGKIIDFNRDNPLSKNNGKAETIRNVNLEGDIYVIGDGYTDYEIKASGLANKFYAFTENVHRPKVTSQADHIAPSFDEILYINKLNTKFSYPKSRIKVLLLENVHPIGVELLREEGYQVEVATGAMSEDELCEKIKNVSILGIRSKTNVTKKVLDNANRLLAIGAFCIGTNQIDLETCQDKGIVVFNAPFSNTRSVVEMAIGEIIFLMRRFFDKSVGMHQSKWDKSATGSFEIRGKKLGIVGYGNIGSQLSVLAENMGMNVFYYDVIEKLALGNATKLNSLDELLETCDVISLHVDGRKDNKCLIDKEKIEKMKPGAILVNLSRGHVVDIKALKEAILSEHLAGCAVDVFPEEPKNNKEPFVSELIGLPNTILTPHIGGSTLEAQENIARFVPGKIMEYINTGNTFNSVNFPNIQLPFLKDAHRLIHIHHNEPGILAKINQVLAGYNINIVGQYLKTNEKIGYVITDIDKVYESEAIEALKNIPGTIRFRTLY, from the coding sequence ATGCCACAGACCAAAAAGTTCATCATTGATTTCGATAGTACTTTCACAAGAGTAGAAGCCCTAGATATTTTAGGCGAAATTTCTTTAAAAGGAGATCCAAATCAGGAATCCAAACTTCAATCCATTAAAGACATCACAGACAAAGGAATGGAGGGTCTAATTACCTTCCGAGAAAGTCTTGAACAACGCCTCCATATTTTACAGGCTAGTCGTGAGCAAATTGATGAATTGATTGCGGCCCTTAAACAAAAGGTCTCTAAATCCTTCGAAAGAAATAAGGAGTGGCTTAGGGAAAACGCTGAGGACATTTACATCATCTCCAATGGATTTAAAGACTTTATCATTCCGATCGTATCCGACTACGGAATCAAAAAGGAAAATGTCTTTGCCAATGATTTTGTATATGATGAAAACGGAAAAATCATCGACTTCAATCGAGACAATCCACTTTCCAAAAACAATGGAAAGGCAGAAACTATCCGTAATGTCAATTTGGAAGGGGATATTTATGTAATCGGTGACGGATACACTGATTATGAAATAAAGGCCTCTGGACTCGCTAATAAATTTTACGCATTTACCGAAAACGTGCATCGGCCAAAAGTGACCAGTCAAGCTGATCATATCGCACCTAGTTTCGACGAAATCTTATACATCAATAAATTGAACACGAAGTTTTCTTACCCTAAAAGCAGAATCAAAGTCCTTTTGCTAGAAAATGTTCATCCTATCGGGGTGGAACTTTTACGCGAAGAAGGCTATCAAGTAGAGGTAGCCACTGGTGCGATGAGCGAAGATGAGCTTTGTGAAAAAATCAAAAATGTATCCATCCTTGGGATTCGATCTAAAACGAATGTGACCAAAAAAGTGCTTGATAATGCTAACCGACTTTTAGCTATTGGGGCATTTTGTATTGGCACTAATCAAATCGACTTAGAAACTTGCCAAGACAAGGGAATTGTCGTTTTTAATGCACCATTCTCAAATACCCGCTCCGTGGTGGAGATGGCCATTGGAGAAATTATTTTCTTAATGCGAAGATTCTTCGACAAATCTGTCGGGATGCATCAAAGCAAATGGGATAAATCAGCCACCGGGTCTTTTGAAATCAGAGGTAAAAAACTAGGAATTGTAGGGTATGGAAATATCGGTTCCCAGCTTTCAGTTTTGGCTGAAAACATGGGGATGAATGTTTTCTACTATGATGTTATCGAAAAATTAGCTCTTGGAAATGCGACCAAATTAAATTCTCTCGATGAGTTGTTAGAGACTTGCGATGTAATCTCTCTTCACGTGGATGGCAGAAAAGACAACAAATGCCTCATCGACAAAGAAAAAATCGAAAAAATGAAACCTGGTGCCATCTTGGTCAATTTAAGCCGTGGCCACGTCGTGGATATTAAGGCACTAAAAGAAGCTATTCTGTCTGAACATCTAGCTGGATGCGCAGTGGATGTTTTCCCTGAGGAGCCTAAAAACAATAAAGAGCCTTTCGTTTCCGAACTAATCGGACTACCAAATACCATTCTGACTCCACACATTGGAGGTAGTACTTTGGAAGCACAAGAAAACATCGCTCGATTTGTACCAGGTAAAATTATGGAGTACATCAATACCGGAAACACCTTTAATTCCGTGAATTTCCCAAATATCCAATTGCCATTCCTTAAGGATGCACATCGATTGATTCATATTCATCATAATGAACCTGGTATTTTGGCCAAAATAAATCAAGTATTGGCAGGCTATAACATTAACATCGTAGGCCAGTATTTGAAAACCAATGAAAAAATAGGCTACGTGATCACTGATATCGACAAGGTCTATGAAAGTGAAGCCATCGAAGCACTTAAAAATATTCCTGGAACGATCCGATTTAGGACACTCTATTAA
- the rfbB gene encoding dTDP-glucose 4,6-dehydratase yields MSKTILITGGAGFIGSHVVRLFVNQYPEYKIVNLDALTYAGNLENLKEIEGAPNYFFEKVDIQNAEELEFVFKKHAISDVIHLAAESHVDRSISDPLSFVKTNVFGTVNLLNVAKSAWAGELDQHLFYHVSTDEVYGSLHDGGFFVETTPYDPQSPYSASKAASDHFVRAYSNTYKMKTVVSNCSNNYGPNHFPEKLIPLCIHNIKNMKPLPVYGKGENVRDWLFVKDHARAIDTVFHKGKPGETYNIGGFNEWKNIDIVRLLCKKMDEKLGREPGISETLITFVQDRAGHDLRYAIDATKIQQELGWEPSLQFEEGIELTIDWYLANQEWLEHVTTGSYQEYYKNLYDNR; encoded by the coding sequence ATGTCAAAAACTATTTTAATCACTGGTGGGGCAGGATTTATTGGAAGTCATGTAGTTAGACTTTTTGTTAATCAATATCCGGAGTATAAAATTGTCAATCTCGATGCCCTGACTTATGCTGGTAACTTGGAAAACCTCAAAGAAATTGAAGGTGCCCCTAATTACTTTTTTGAAAAAGTAGATATTCAAAATGCTGAGGAATTGGAGTTTGTTTTTAAGAAACATGCTATTTCAGATGTAATTCATCTCGCAGCAGAGTCTCATGTGGATCGATCTATCTCAGATCCACTTTCATTTGTGAAAACCAATGTATTTGGAACAGTAAACCTATTAAATGTCGCCAAATCCGCTTGGGCTGGGGAATTAGATCAGCATCTTTTCTACCATGTGTCAACAGATGAAGTTTATGGCTCGCTTCATGATGGTGGATTTTTTGTGGAGACTACTCCTTATGATCCGCAGTCACCTTATTCCGCATCCAAAGCTGCATCAGATCATTTTGTACGTGCTTATTCCAATACTTACAAAATGAAAACTGTGGTTTCAAATTGTTCAAACAATTACGGACCCAATCATTTCCCAGAAAAATTGATTCCGCTTTGTATCCACAACATTAAAAACATGAAGCCGCTTCCTGTCTATGGAAAAGGTGAGAATGTTCGAGATTGGTTATTTGTAAAAGATCATGCCCGAGCTATCGACACAGTTTTTCATAAAGGAAAGCCTGGTGAGACCTATAATATCGGGGGCTTTAATGAATGGAAAAACATTGATATCGTCCGCTTGCTTTGTAAAAAGATGGATGAAAAACTAGGTCGTGAACCCGGAATTTCAGAGACCTTGATCACATTTGTGCAGGATCGTGCAGGTCATGACCTTCGATATGCAATCGATGCGACTAAAATTCAACAAGAATTAGGCTGGGAACCTAGTCTTCAATTTGAAGAGGGAATTGAACTTACCATCGACTGGTATCTAGCCAATCAAGAATGGCTAGAACATGTTACTACTGGTTCCTACCAAGAATATTATAAAAATTTATACGACAATAGATAA
- a CDS encoding DUF4920 domain-containing protein has translation MKRSLLILGTLCLMTTISCKNGESESAQTTHEVVGEADVIPGNYGDIIEVEQVSDLTAMMTTVEAEGTFRGVIEGEIKEVCTKKGCWFAMELPNGQSMRVTFKDYGFFIPTNSQGFPLVMEGVATLTETDVETLRHYAEDQGKSKEDVESIVEPMREITFEAVGVKIKSKA, from the coding sequence ATGAAAAGATCACTTTTAATTCTAGGCACCCTTTGTTTGATGACTACCATTTCTTGCAAAAATGGTGAATCTGAATCTGCTCAAACTACACATGAGGTTGTGGGCGAAGCTGATGTTATTCCAGGAAATTACGGCGATATCATCGAGGTGGAGCAAGTTTCTGATTTGACAGCGATGATGACTACAGTTGAGGCCGAAGGGACTTTTCGAGGAGTAATTGAAGGAGAGATCAAAGAAGTTTGTACTAAAAAAGGGTGTTGGTTTGCTATGGAGTTGCCCAATGGTCAATCCATGCGTGTAACCTTTAAGGATTATGGTTTTTTTATCCCAACCAATTCTCAAGGATTTCCTTTGGTGATGGAAGGGGTGGCTACCTTAACCGAAACTGATGTAGAAACACTTCGCCACTATGCTGAAGATCAAGGAAAAAGTAAAGAAGACGTGGAATCCATTGTAGAACCTATGCGAGAAATAACCTTTGAAGCAGTAGGAGTGAAGATTAAATCAAAAGCGTAA
- a CDS encoding DUF983 domain-containing protein, which produces MSKSLGLAIASCKCPHCREGKLFPVSPFSYRKLSATNKKCEVCGVNLIPEPGFYDGAMYISYAFSVALVITSLVAVTVLVKKPELWMYMSTVVVLNIILLPAMLRYSKTLYQFGMGKLKYRGF; this is translated from the coding sequence ATGTCAAAATCACTTGGATTAGCAATTGCCTCTTGTAAATGCCCCCACTGTCGAGAAGGGAAGTTGTTTCCAGTTTCTCCCTTTAGTTATCGAAAATTATCTGCTACAAATAAAAAGTGTGAAGTATGTGGGGTTAATTTGATTCCAGAACCAGGTTTTTATGATGGTGCAATGTATATCAGTTATGCATTCTCGGTGGCTTTGGTGATTACATCTTTGGTTGCTGTTACGGTACTAGTTAAAAAGCCAGAGTTGTGGATGTATATGAGTACGGTAGTGGTTTTGAATATTATTTTGTTGCCTGCGATGTTAAGGTATTCAAAGACACTCTATCAATTTGGTATGGGAAAGTTAAAATATCGAGGCTTCTGA